The Chloroflexaceae bacterium DNA window TCTCGTTCGGCGATTATTTCAAGGCCGAGGCCATTCGCTTCGCCTGGGAATTGCTGATCGAGGAGTTCGGCCTGCCCGTCGAGCGGCTCTGGTTCACGGTCTTCGAGGGCGACGCGGAGATCCCCGCCGATGATGAGGCTGCGCAGTTGTGGGAAGCGGTGGGCGCCGATCCGTCGCGTATTCTGCGCTTCGGGCGCAAGGATAATTTCTGGGTGATGGGCGATACCGGCCCCTGTGGCCCCAACTCGGAGATTACCTGCTACATCGGCGATGATCTGTCGCGCATGCGCGCCGAGGGCGTCAATTCCGACGACCCGGATTATGTCGAGATCTGGAACCTGGTGTTCATGCAGTACGACCGGGCGACGATGCGACGCCTGGGGGCGCAGTCGGTGGATACGGGCATGGGCCTCGAACGGATGGCGATGGTGCTCCAGGGGGTCCATTCGACCTACGAGACCGATCTGCTGGCGACGATCATCAGCCGGGTGATCGCCGCCCGCGGCAGCGATGAGGCCCACTACCGGGCCAACCTGGCGGCCTACCGGGCGATTGCCGACCATAGCCGCGCCACGGCCTTTTTGATCGCCGATGGGGTGCTGCCCGGCAACAGCGGGCGCTCCTACGTGTTGCGCCGCATCCTGCGCCGCGCCGTCTACCAGGGGCGGACGATCGGCTTCGAGCGCCCGTTCCTGGCCGATGTGGTTGATACGGTGATCGAGGAGATGGGCACGGCCTATCCTGAGCTGCGCGCCCGGCGCCAGTTCATCCTTGAAGCCACCGACAGCGAGGAGCGGCAGTTCCTGCGCACCCTCAACGGCGGCATTACGCGCCTCAGCGCGGTGATCGAGCAGGTGCGCGCCGCCGGCGGCACGATCATCCCCGGCGCCGATGCGTTCGTGCTCAAGGACACCTTCGGCTTCCCGCTGGACCTGACGCAGAAGATCGCTGCCGAGCAGGGTCTGGTGGTGGACGAGGCGGGCTACGAGCTGGCCATGGACGAGCAGCGCCAGCGTTCCCGCGCCGCGGCGCAGTTCAAACGCGGCGCCGAGGCCGAGGTCTGGGCCGAAGCCAGCCTCCCGCCGTCGGAGTTCCTGGGCTACACCGATCTTAGCGCCGAGGCCAGCGTGCTGGCCATCGTCTCGGCGGGCGACGAGCTGCGCGAGGCCGGGCCGGGCCGCCAGGTGCAGATCGTCCTCGACCGCACGCCGTTCTACGCCGAGAGCGGCGGGCAGGTGGGCGACACCGGGCTGATCCGCGGCCCGTCCGGGGTGGTGCGCGTGGATGACACGCTGCGCCCCGTGCCGGGGCTGATTGTGCACTACGGCGTAGTCACGGAGGGGAGCATCGCCGTCGGCGAGGTCGTTCGGGCGACGATTGACGCCGAGCGGCGCGCCGATATTCAGCGCAACCATACTGCCACCCATATGCTCCACCGCGCGCTGCGCGACGTGCTCGGCGAACACGCCGCGCAGGCCGGCTCGCTGGTGGCTCCCGACCGGCTGCGTTTCGATTTTACCCATACCCGCCCGCTTGAGCACGAGCAGTTGCGCGAGATCGAGGCGCGCCTCAATGCCTGGGTGCGAGCCGATGGGGCGGTCCGCTGGGAGATTACCGACTACCAGACGGCGATGGCTCAGGGCGCGATTGCCCTCTTCGGCGAGAAGTACGGCGACCGGGTGCGCGTGGTGACCATCGAGCGCGGCGCGAACGGCGTCGAGCGCATCGCCACCCGCGACAGCCGCGAACTCTGCGGCGGCACCCACGTCAGACGCACCGGTGAGATCGGGTTTATCCGCATCGTCAGCGAGGGCAGCGTTGGCAGCGGGCTGCGGCGCATCGAGGCCCTCACCGGGCGGGGCGCCGAGGCCTGGGTTGAACAGCAGGCTCAGATCCTGCGCGACCTTGCCGAGCGTCTCGGCGTGCCTCCGGCTCAGGTGGCCGACCGGGTGGACCAGTTGATGGCTGAGGGCCGGCAGCGCCAGCAGGAACTGGCCGGCCTGCGCGCGCGCATCGCCCGCGCCTCGCTCGACAGTCTGCTCCCCCAGGCCCGCCAGGTGGATGGCGTGCGTGTTCTGGCGGCCCAGGTAGAAGCCGACGACCCGGCCCGGCTGCGCGAGATGGGCGACTGGCTGCGGGACAAGCTCGGCAGCGCGGTGATCGTACTCGGTGCGGTGGTGGGCGAACGCCCGCAGATCCTGGTGATGGTCACTCCCGATCTGGTGCAGCAGGGCTACCACGCAGGCAATCTGGTCAAGTCCCTGGCGCAGATCGTCGGCGGCGGCGGCGGCGGGCGCCCGGATATGGCCCAGGCCGGAGGAAAGGATGCCGCCAGTCTCCCCGACGCGATCGCTCGAGCACCGGAGCTGGTCGCCTCCCAGGGGCGAAAGTGAGCGCGGCATGACGACGGAACCTGTGGCCGTGGTGCCGGTGCTGCCCGAAGACAGCGCCGATGATGTTCTGGAGAAGTTGCGCGGCGTCGAGGCCGGGCATGTGCAACTGCTGGTCACCGAGGGCGC harbors:
- the alaS gene encoding alanine--tRNA ligase encodes the protein MQKLSSAQIREKYLTFFERRGHAIVPSSSLVVADDPTLLFANSGMVQFKDVFLGLEQRPYKRAVTAQKCLRVSGKHNDLEEVGPSPRHHTFFEMLGNFSFGDYFKAEAIRFAWELLIEEFGLPVERLWFTVFEGDAEIPADDEAAQLWEAVGADPSRILRFGRKDNFWVMGDTGPCGPNSEITCYIGDDLSRMRAEGVNSDDPDYVEIWNLVFMQYDRATMRRLGAQSVDTGMGLERMAMVLQGVHSTYETDLLATIISRVIAARGSDEAHYRANLAAYRAIADHSRATAFLIADGVLPGNSGRSYVLRRILRRAVYQGRTIGFERPFLADVVDTVIEEMGTAYPELRARRQFILEATDSEERQFLRTLNGGITRLSAVIEQVRAAGGTIIPGADAFVLKDTFGFPLDLTQKIAAEQGLVVDEAGYELAMDEQRQRSRAAAQFKRGAEAEVWAEASLPPSEFLGYTDLSAEASVLAIVSAGDELREAGPGRQVQIVLDRTPFYAESGGQVGDTGLIRGPSGVVRVDDTLRPVPGLIVHYGVVTEGSIAVGEVVRATIDAERRADIQRNHTATHMLHRALRDVLGEHAAQAGSLVAPDRLRFDFTHTRPLEHEQLREIEARLNAWVRADGAVRWEITDYQTAMAQGAIALFGEKYGDRVRVVTIERGANGVERIATRDSRELCGGTHVRRTGEIGFIRIVSEGSVGSGLRRIEALTGRGAEAWVEQQAQILRDLAERLGVPPAQVADRVDQLMAEGRQRQQELAGLRARIARASLDSLLPQARQVDGVRVLAAQVEADDPARLREMGDWLRDKLGSAVIVLGAVVGERPQILVMVTPDLVQQGYHAGNLVKSLAQIVGGGGGGRPDMAQAGGKDAASLPDAIARAPELVASQGRK